In Castanea sativa cultivar Marrone di Chiusa Pesio chromosome 6, ASM4071231v1, a single window of DNA contains:
- the LOC142638587 gene encoding uncharacterized protein LOC142638587, with amino-acid sequence MTDQPIRKSMNKPEAAERMVQWPIELSQFDIEYLPRTAIKAQALVDFIVEFTPNDDDDCGVATEQWTIQTDGSSAQKRGGVGVIIITPDGEKLRYGVRLKFPATNNEAEYEGILIGLRLGKALGAKNLLVQNDSKLVIGKIREEYEVNEERMQKYLKMAKHLAQEFDKLEFVQIPRGQNMEADEIAKIASSEEEPACTELSMEMQKRPISKKSRHSQSRA; translated from the coding sequence ATGACGGATCAACCGATCAGGAAATCCATGAACAAACCTGAGGCAGCAGAGAGAATGGTACAGTGGCCAATCGAACTTAGCCAGTTCGACATTGAGTACCTTCCCAGAACTGCCATCAAGGCCCAAGCTTTAGTAGATTTCATTGTCGAGTTCACCCCAAACGACGATGACGACTGTGGGGTTGCAACAGAACAGTGGACAATCCAAACTGATGGTTCATCAGCCCAAAAAAGAGGAGGAGTAGGGGTTATCATAATCACCCCCGACGGAGAAAAGCTCAGATATGGAGTTCGACTTAAGTTCCCAGCCACCAATAACGAAGCGGAGTACGAAGGAATATTGATAGGGCTAAGACTCGGGAAGGCACTTGGAGCAAAAAATCTGCTTGTTCAAAATGACTCGAAGCTAGTAATAGGAAAAATTAGAGAGGAGTACGAAGTAAATGAGGAAAGAATGCAGAAATACCTCAAGATGGCGAAACATTTGGCCCAAGAGTTTGACAAATTGGAGTTTGTGCAGATCCCAAGAGGccaaaatatggaagcagacgAGATTGCAAAAATAGCCTCCTCCGAAGAAGAACCGGCGTGCACGGAGCTGAGCATGGAGATGCAAAAACGCCCAATATCGAAGAAATCTCGACATTCGCAATCCAGAGCATAA